A region of Flavobacterium album DNA encodes the following proteins:
- a CDS encoding polysaccharide biosynthesis protein, whose protein sequence is MSKKVKKNLAGAMNHALNNTKLWHTVNNLGYLPRWIILMIDLLVISITGLLTYLVIHRTGVLYIKPDLYVISIPVYLFVSLLSFRAFRTYSGIIRHSSYIDAVKIFFSQFTSATLLLAFNSIYKSTTGDLLYLNIGLFINAIFSFTSLFIYRVLIKQFFENYLNSSKSQNLVKAIIYGTDANAIAVANALKSEIPTRFKLVGFVDKYSQNKSKMILGLPILQHKKRISVLMRIFKAEALIIADKSLSKDEKLAIVDECLEFNYKVYTVPLITDWEDQKEISKKVKNFQIQDLLERKPIVLDNNMISAQLKGKTVLITGAAGSIGSEIVRQVIQFSPTNVIMLDQAETPLHHLSLEMQKADTNSHICSVISDVRNKAALNEVFKKYRPDVVYHAAAYKHVPLMEENPAQAIFVNVLGTKNVADLSCEYKVDSFVMVSTDKAVNPSNVMGASKRIAEKYVQALHNKLSSEGTSKIKFITTRFGNVLGSNGSVVPLFTKQIENGGPITLTHPDIIRYFMTIPEACQLVLEAGAMGRGGEIYIFDMGKPVKIIDLAKKMIRLAGFIPDKDIEIKIVGLRPGEKLYEELLNDTAKTLPTHHEKIMIAQEIFEDFSELGEMTENLINTAESYSSEDIVMKMKQIVPEFISMNSDFASLDQKAV, encoded by the coding sequence GTGAGTAAGAAAGTTAAAAAGAACCTAGCCGGAGCGATGAACCACGCGCTCAATAATACCAAGTTGTGGCATACTGTCAACAATTTAGGTTATCTGCCCCGTTGGATCATACTTATGATAGATTTGCTTGTAATCTCTATTACAGGGCTTTTGACTTATTTAGTGATTCACAGGACGGGCGTATTGTATATAAAGCCAGACCTTTATGTTATAAGCATTCCGGTTTACCTGTTCGTCAGCCTGCTTTCTTTCAGGGCATTCAGGACGTATTCGGGTATTATACGGCACTCGTCCTATATTGATGCCGTAAAAATATTCTTCTCACAATTTACTTCGGCCACTTTACTGCTGGCCTTCAACAGTATCTACAAATCTACTACCGGCGATTTGCTGTACCTCAATATCGGGTTGTTTATCAATGCGATATTCTCGTTTACCAGCCTTTTCATTTACAGGGTATTGATAAAGCAGTTCTTTGAGAACTACCTGAATTCGTCAAAATCCCAAAACCTTGTAAAGGCTATCATATACGGTACAGATGCCAACGCCATAGCGGTTGCGAATGCGTTGAAGTCTGAAATACCGACAAGGTTCAAGCTTGTGGGCTTTGTAGACAAATACAGCCAGAACAAATCCAAGATGATCCTTGGCCTTCCGATATTGCAGCATAAGAAAAGGATTTCTGTACTGATGCGTATCTTTAAGGCCGAAGCGCTTATCATTGCCGACAAAAGCCTTTCTAAAGACGAGAAGCTGGCTATTGTAGATGAGTGCCTTGAATTCAACTACAAAGTATATACCGTTCCTTTGATTACCGACTGGGAAGACCAGAAAGAAATATCCAAAAAGGTTAAGAATTTCCAGATTCAGGATCTTTTGGAAAGAAAGCCTATCGTTCTTGACAACAACATGATCTCTGCCCAGCTTAAGGGTAAAACGGTTTTGATCACCGGTGCGGCTGGCTCAATAGGCAGTGAGATCGTGAGGCAGGTGATACAATTTAGCCCTACCAACGTAATCATGCTGGACCAGGCCGAAACGCCGCTCCACCATCTTTCGCTGGAAATGCAGAAGGCGGATACTAACAGCCATATTTGCTCGGTGATTTCCGATGTCAGGAACAAAGCAGCCTTGAATGAAGTGTTTAAAAAATACCGCCCGGATGTAGTTTACCATGCAGCCGCCTATAAGCACGTGCCGCTCATGGAAGAAAACCCGGCCCAGGCGATATTCGTAAATGTGCTTGGTACCAAAAATGTTGCCGACCTTTCGTGCGAATACAAGGTAGACAGCTTTGTAATGGTATCTACCGATAAAGCCGTAAACCCAAGCAATGTAATGGGGGCTAGCAAGCGAATTGCCGAGAAGTACGTTCAGGCCCTTCATAACAAGCTGTCTTCAGAAGGGACTTCCAAAATTAAATTCATTACTACACGTTTCGGTAACGTATTGGGTTCTAACGGTTCTGTTGTGCCTTTGTTTACTAAGCAGATAGAAAACGGCGGCCCTATAACGCTCACACACCCTGATATCATCCGTTATTTCATGACGATACCCGAAGCCTGCCAGCTTGTGCTTGAAGCAGGAGCCATGGGCAGGGGAGGTGAAATTTATATTTTCGACATGGGCAAGCCGGTAAAAATTATAGACCTTGCCAAAAAAATGATCAGGCTGGCCGGATTTATTCCGGATAAGGATATTGAAATTAAGATAGTAGGCCTTCGTCCGGGAGAAAAGCTTTACGAAGAGCTTCTTAATGACACAGCAAAAACCCTTCCAACGCACCATGAAAAGATTATGATTGCGCAGGAGATCTTTGAAGACTTTAGTGAATTGGGGGAGATGACCGAAAATCTGATCAATACTGCAGAGAGTTATTCCAGTGAGGATATTGTTATGAAAATGAAACAGATAGTTCCGGAATTTATAAGCATGAATTCCGATTTTGCTTCCCTTGACCAAAAAGCGGTTTAG
- a CDS encoding polysaccharide biosynthesis/export family protein: MLKKVIVFLTLALLLTSCASSKKILYLNNAGKEAEFEALKYANIIQPDDNVLITVTADEPTLAAQFNMMYLSLQSSGLNNANNSSALTTYLVDQNGEIDFPGLGKIKLAGLTRVDAEVKIKDLLVKHIANPGVNLRIMNFKVSVLGEVLRPGQIQIGSDRATILEAISMAGDLTIYGKRKEVMIIREKQGVKSINYVDLTDVNLVNSPFYYLSQNDIVYVKPNQTRVNSSVVGPNLTLGISAISLLVTIIALSTR; this comes from the coding sequence ATGTTAAAAAAAGTAATTGTTTTTCTTACCCTGGCGCTGCTTTTAACGTCTTGTGCATCCAGTAAAAAGATCTTGTATTTGAATAATGCAGGCAAGGAGGCCGAATTTGAAGCATTAAAATATGCTAATATAATCCAGCCGGATGACAACGTCCTTATCACAGTTACCGCCGATGAGCCAACCCTGGCAGCTCAGTTTAACATGATGTATCTGTCTCTCCAGAGTAGTGGACTGAATAATGCCAACAACAGTAGCGCGCTTACAACATACCTTGTTGACCAGAATGGTGAAATCGATTTTCCGGGCCTTGGTAAAATTAAACTGGCAGGATTAACCCGCGTTGATGCTGAAGTTAAGATCAAAGACTTGTTAGTGAAGCATATAGCCAACCCCGGCGTGAATTTAAGGATAATGAATTTCAAGGTATCTGTCCTTGGTGAAGTTTTAAGGCCCGGGCAGATCCAGATCGGAAGCGACAGGGCTACTATTCTTGAAGCTATAAGCATGGCAGGCGACCTCACCATTTATGGCAAGAGGAAAGAGGTAATGATTATTAGGGAAAAACAAGGCGTAAAATCTATTAATTATGTTGACCTTACGGATGTGAACCTTGTTAATAGCCCTTTTTACTACCTTTCCCAAAACGATATAGTGTATGTTAAACCAAATCAGACAAGGGTAAATTCTTCTGTTGTAGGGCCTAACCTTACCTTGGGTATATCTGCTATTTCACTTTTGGTTACTATAATTGCCCTAAGCACAAGATAA
- a CDS encoding GumC family protein — translation MRNEQEILESSDLNFKLKDTFFRYLSKWPWFVISVAVALSLAFIYLRYSVPKYSASAIILVKDDKKGGMVSELAALSEMDMMSGIKSTVDNEIEVIKSRTITEFAIKDLELNIHYTKEGTVKTLDLYKSSPVKVILANRDAIRQPGQYKIEFKGGDKFTLHDGEDNKIGVYKFGESIKSRTGDFTVINQSSGKEKFTVSVYIEPIAQTTQNFQNRLTVELINEKTSVVKLTIVDAVKERAEDFLNAVISNYNRDAIADKNMVFKNTANFIDDRLELITSELGDVEKSGENYKKNNGVTDIISEAGIFLQNATEFEKEYIETETQLRIVASLKDYVKTSKKTDLIPDNVLASTTENGSTTPMLITEYNDLMLKRNRLIESAGPENKVMMQTDAQLAALKENVISNLDRLKNSLEIKKKDLIAQQRKLGGKISSVPTQEREYKSIVRQQNLKEALYIYLLQKREETAISLASTAPNAKIIDSALALNIPVSPKTKVIYLAALFLGLFIPFGVIYIIDLLDSKIHSQRDLEKLSVPFLGDVPRFETETNELVNIHSRSSTAESLRIIRTNLEFMLSGVAKDTAKTIFVTSTIPKEGKTFISVNLASTIALSGKKVLLVGLDIRNPKLDEYIALPSKGITNFLSSGDTDILPYIINVEGFDNLFILPPGIVPPNPAELLMSPKVEKMFNDLKAEYDYIVVDTAPVSLVTDTIIIANFADCFVYVVRANHLDKRMLALPESLYKEGKLPNMSTILNDTHQNKGYGYGYGYGYGYGYGYGYGYGYGYGQDVKKPKTWREKLFGKK, via the coding sequence ATGCGTAACGAACAAGAGATTTTAGAAAGCTCTGATCTGAATTTTAAACTAAAAGACACTTTTTTCAGGTATTTGTCAAAATGGCCATGGTTCGTAATAAGCGTTGCTGTTGCCCTTTCGCTGGCTTTTATTTATTTACGATACAGTGTTCCTAAATATAGCGCCTCTGCAATCATCCTGGTAAAAGATGATAAAAAAGGCGGGATGGTTTCTGAGCTTGCCGCGTTAAGTGAAATGGACATGATGAGCGGTATCAAAAGTACCGTAGATAATGAGATTGAAGTTATCAAGTCAAGGACAATTACCGAATTTGCAATAAAAGATCTTGAGCTGAATATACATTATACAAAGGAAGGTACTGTAAAAACGCTCGATTTGTATAAGTCATCCCCTGTAAAAGTAATTTTAGCAAATAGGGATGCCATAAGGCAGCCGGGCCAATACAAGATCGAATTTAAGGGAGGTGATAAATTTACACTTCACGACGGAGAGGATAATAAGATCGGGGTTTATAAGTTTGGTGAATCTATAAAAAGCAGGACTGGCGACTTTACTGTGATCAACCAGTCTTCCGGTAAAGAAAAATTCACGGTATCTGTTTACATAGAGCCAATTGCCCAGACAACACAGAATTTTCAGAACAGGCTTACAGTCGAGTTGATAAACGAGAAGACGAGTGTTGTTAAATTAACAATTGTTGATGCGGTAAAAGAGCGTGCCGAGGATTTTCTTAATGCTGTAATCAGTAACTACAATCGCGATGCAATTGCCGATAAAAACATGGTTTTTAAAAATACGGCTAATTTCATTGATGACCGCCTGGAGCTTATTACTTCTGAGTTGGGTGATGTAGAAAAAAGTGGCGAAAATTATAAAAAGAATAATGGTGTAACCGATATAATCTCAGAAGCAGGTATTTTCCTTCAGAATGCTACCGAATTTGAAAAAGAATATATTGAGACCGAAACACAGTTAAGGATAGTAGCTTCATTAAAGGATTATGTAAAGACTTCAAAAAAGACAGATCTTATTCCGGATAATGTCCTTGCCAGCACTACCGAAAACGGAAGTACTACGCCGATGCTCATAACGGAGTATAATGACCTGATGCTTAAAAGGAACAGGCTTATTGAAAGTGCGGGTCCCGAAAATAAAGTTATGATGCAGACAGATGCCCAATTGGCGGCATTAAAGGAAAATGTTATATCTAACTTAGACAGGCTAAAGAATAGCCTTGAAATAAAGAAGAAAGACCTTATTGCACAACAGCGAAAGCTGGGAGGTAAGATCTCCAGTGTGCCTACACAGGAGAGGGAGTATAAATCGATCGTGCGCCAGCAGAATCTAAAAGAAGCATTGTATATCTACCTTTTACAGAAGAGGGAAGAAACCGCAATATCCCTGGCATCTACAGCTCCTAACGCCAAGATAATAGATAGCGCCCTGGCACTAAACATCCCGGTGTCGCCTAAAACAAAAGTTATTTACCTGGCAGCATTGTTCTTAGGATTGTTCATACCGTTTGGTGTCATATATATAATTGACCTTCTTGATTCTAAAATACACAGCCAAAGGGATCTTGAAAAGCTTTCAGTGCCGTTTTTGGGTGACGTTCCGAGGTTTGAAACAGAAACCAATGAGCTTGTTAATATCCACAGCAGGTCGAGTACGGCTGAGTCGCTCAGGATCATCAGGACCAACCTTGAGTTTATGCTTAGTGGTGTAGCAAAAGATACTGCCAAAACAATCTTTGTAACATCTACAATACCTAAAGAGGGTAAGACATTTATCTCTGTCAACCTTGCATCGACTATTGCCTTGTCAGGTAAGAAAGTACTGCTTGTCGGCCTTGATATCAGGAACCCTAAGCTGGATGAATATATCGCATTGCCGTCAAAAGGTATTACCAACTTCCTTTCGTCAGGTGATACGGATATCCTTCCTTACATTATAAATGTTGAAGGTTTTGATAATCTCTTCATATTGCCTCCGGGTATCGTTCCGCCGAACCCTGCGGAACTACTGATGAGCCCTAAAGTAGAGAAGATGTTTAACGATCTTAAGGCTGAATACGATTACATTGTGGTGGATACGGCCCCTGTAAGCCTTGTGACAGATACAATCATCATTGCGAATTTTGCAGACTGTTTTGTTTACGTTGTCCGTGCGAACCACCTCGATAAGCGCATGCTTGCACTGCCGGAATCGCTATACAAAGAAGGCAAGCTTCCTAACATGTCGACTATTCTTAATGACACGCACCAAAACAAAGGCTACGGCTATGGTTATGGCTACGGTTACGGCTACGGATATGGTTACGGCTATGGCTACGGTTACGGTTATGGGCAGGATGTCAAAAAGCCTAAAACATGGAGAGAGAAATTATTCGGGAAGAAATAA
- a CDS encoding tyrosine-protein phosphatase, which yields MFLFNKPKTRLADLIPDGYVDIHSHLLPGIDDGATDEENSLTLINTLKGYGFSQFITTPHVLTGVWNNTKQGITTKEASTKDFLGKKDITNPFKAAAEYLIDDTFQKLLKAEELLTLKDNYVLVEMSYLNPPMQLYDVIFELQLAGYKPVLAHPERYMFYHFKEEEYKKLKRAGCLFQINLLSVTGYYGRPVFDICKKLLDNNMIDFAGSDVHHERHTEAFKNPVLLKQTDNLIKALNNNSLFSE from the coding sequence TTGTTTTTATTCAATAAGCCCAAAACCCGGCTCGCCGACCTTATCCCCGATGGCTATGTCGATATACATTCCCACCTGCTTCCCGGCATTGATGACGGCGCAACAGATGAGGAAAACTCCCTTACGCTTATCAATACCCTTAAAGGATATGGCTTTTCGCAGTTCATAACAACCCCGCACGTACTAACGGGGGTATGGAACAATACTAAGCAGGGCATCACAACAAAAGAGGCTTCTACAAAAGATTTTTTGGGAAAGAAAGATATTACGAATCCATTTAAGGCCGCTGCCGAATACCTTATTGACGATACATTCCAGAAACTGCTTAAGGCCGAAGAACTACTGACGCTTAAAGATAACTATGTATTGGTGGAGATGTCGTACCTGAACCCGCCTATGCAGTTGTATGATGTGATTTTCGAGCTACAGCTTGCCGGCTACAAACCTGTACTGGCGCATCCTGAACGCTATATGTTCTATCATTTTAAAGAAGAAGAATACAAGAAATTAAAAAGAGCAGGTTGCCTCTTCCAGATAAACCTGCTGTCGGTAACAGGATACTATGGGAGACCTGTGTTCGATATCTGCAAAAAGCTACTTGATAACAATATGATCGATTTTGCAGGCTCAGACGTTCACCATGAACGCCACACCGAAGCGTTCAAAAACCCTGTCCTTCTGAAACAAACTGATAATTTGATAAAGGCCCTAAACAACAATTCCCTTTTTAGCGAGTAA
- a CDS encoding DUF4105 domain-containing protein — MRLKALLASLLLLLPLSFNAFAQNRLSDQAKITLLTCGPGEELYSVFGHTAIRIFDPINGIDVVCNYGTFDFNTPNFYLKFVKGDLQYMLSTSSYEDFVYTYKYYNRDVFEQELNLTTAQKQQIATELQETLQSDKRFYTYKFIDRNCTTMAGDLINKYAPNKISMENSDKGKTNRRIIFERLNNSFYESLGINLLFGYKTDKEMDRLFLPDQLMQGLANTKTADGHLAQPAITIYKSTAEKRISVWNNFYTYAALCLLLMITASRKALVRRSYLAITGLLGLLFCFMGMISLHSELLQNYNALLFNPFFLVLLVFIFTKKQKAAIATSYICLVCIAIYLGLMVNKPHLIMMLPLIAVTVVVLLKVLKDVRQSNVKI, encoded by the coding sequence ATGCGACTCAAAGCCTTACTCGCTTCCCTCCTGCTGCTCTTACCGCTATCCTTCAATGCATTTGCACAAAACCGGTTGTCGGACCAGGCAAAAATAACTTTGCTTACCTGCGGCCCCGGAGAAGAACTTTACTCCGTTTTCGGCCATACCGCCATACGGATCTTTGACCCGATTAATGGTATAGATGTGGTATGCAATTACGGGACATTCGATTTTAATACGCCTAATTTCTACCTGAAGTTTGTAAAAGGCGACCTTCAGTATATGCTATCCACAAGCTCTTATGAGGACTTTGTATACACCTATAAATATTACAACCGCGACGTTTTTGAGCAGGAGCTTAACCTTACCACGGCGCAAAAACAGCAGATCGCTACGGAATTGCAGGAAACACTTCAGTCAGACAAGCGCTTTTATACCTATAAATTCATAGACCGTAACTGCACTACAATGGCGGGCGACCTCATTAATAAATATGCTCCCAATAAAATTTCGATGGAGAATTCGGATAAGGGAAAAACCAACCGCCGTATTATTTTTGAGCGCCTTAATAACAGTTTTTACGAAAGCCTGGGCATCAACCTGCTTTTTGGCTATAAGACCGATAAGGAAATGGACAGGCTTTTCCTGCCGGACCAGCTTATGCAGGGCCTTGCCAACACAAAAACAGCTGACGGGCATTTGGCACAGCCTGCCATAACTATTTATAAAAGTACTGCGGAGAAAAGGATCTCAGTATGGAACAACTTCTACACCTATGCCGCGCTATGCCTGCTTTTAATGATTACGGCTTCCCGCAAAGCGCTTGTAAGGAGGTCGTACCTTGCTATCACAGGACTGTTGGGCCTGCTTTTCTGTTTCATGGGGATGATCTCCCTGCATTCGGAATTATTGCAGAATTATAATGCGTTACTTTTCAATCCATTTTTCCTGGTGCTGCTTGTTTTTATTTTCACTAAAAAACAAAAAGCCGCTATTGCGACATCTTACATATGCCTGGTATGTATTGCCATTTACCTTGGACTGATGGTAAACAAGCCGCACCTTATCATGATGCTGCCACTCATCGCGGTTACCGTTGTGGTTTTACTAAAGGTGTTGAAAGATGTCAGGCAGTCAAATGTTAAAATTTAA
- a CDS encoding PorV/PorQ family protein: MSIGVDAAALGMSNAVTGHTGDVNSGYWNPAGLLKVKDKQLALMHASYFANIAQYDYAAFAMPLDNRSALGLSVIRFGVDDILNTTQLIDNQGNIDYNRISLFSTADYAFTISYARDMPLDGFSYGVNAKVIRRTIGKFANSWGFGFDLGFQYVNKDDWMFGLMLRDITTTYNTWAIDEDAYRDISNAIPGQNQELPATTEITLPKAQLGMSKKFMIHNDYSILAAANLNMQFAQTNDIVSTEAVSIDPAIGFEFGYIDLVYLRGGVGNFQNVQALDNSQSLSFQPNIGLGFKYRGIAVDYALTDIGDQSAALYSNIFSLKVDLGIFRR; encoded by the coding sequence ATGAGCATTGGGGTTGATGCGGCCGCCCTGGGTATGAGCAATGCTGTTACGGGCCATACCGGCGACGTGAATTCAGGCTACTGGAACCCTGCCGGACTACTTAAGGTAAAGGATAAGCAACTTGCCCTGATGCATGCCAGCTATTTTGCCAATATTGCCCAATATGATTACGCCGCTTTTGCCATGCCGCTGGATAACCGCAGCGCCCTTGGGCTTTCGGTGATCCGTTTTGGGGTGGATGATATCCTTAACACCACACAGCTTATAGACAACCAGGGGAATATCGACTATAATCGTATCAGCCTTTTCTCGACTGCCGATTATGCATTTACCATTTCCTATGCGCGCGACATGCCGCTGGATGGCTTTAGCTATGGCGTAAATGCAAAAGTTATCCGCAGGACGATAGGTAAATTTGCCAACTCCTGGGGCTTTGGGTTTGACCTCGGCTTCCAGTACGTAAATAAGGACGACTGGATGTTCGGGCTGATGCTGCGCGACATCACCACGACGTACAATACATGGGCAATTGATGAAGATGCCTATAGAGACATCAGCAATGCCATTCCCGGACAAAACCAGGAGCTGCCTGCAACTACTGAGATCACGCTGCCAAAAGCACAATTGGGGATGTCTAAAAAATTCATGATCCACAACGATTACAGCATTTTGGCAGCAGCTAACCTGAACATGCAATTTGCGCAGACCAATGATATTGTTTCTACCGAAGCCGTGAGTATCGACCCTGCGATAGGGTTTGAGTTCGGCTATATCGACCTGGTGTACCTAAGGGGCGGCGTTGGCAATTTCCAGAACGTACAGGCGCTGGATAATTCGCAGTCGCTGAGTTTCCAGCCGAACATCGGGCTCGGCTTCAAATACAGGGGCATCGCCGTAGATTATGCCCTGACAGACATCGGCGACCAAAGCGCTGCATTATACTCTAATATCTTTTCACTTAAAGTAGATTTAGGTATCTTTAGGCGCTAA
- a CDS encoding CDP-alcohol phosphatidyltransferase family protein translates to MAFKKHVPNLITLCNLACGLIALIWAFNMNYEYAFVWVCLGIFFDFWDGFFARILKVQSAVGLQLDSLADMVTSGVVPGLIMFQMLVGIADNQQELNLSPDNYYLGLFPYVGFIITLASCYRLAKFNVDTRQTDSFIGLPTPANALFITSLAVMTAKGSTPEFIVDLLSNPYVLVGISILSAFMLNAEIPLFSLKVKYFNWETNKIQIIFLVVSVLMLFFFQYLAIPLIILFYVLLSAITNKLTTKTAS, encoded by the coding sequence ATGGCTTTTAAGAAACATGTTCCTAATCTTATAACACTTTGTAACCTCGCATGCGGGCTCATTGCTCTTATCTGGGCATTCAACATGAATTACGAATATGCATTTGTATGGGTTTGCCTAGGGATATTTTTTGATTTCTGGGATGGTTTCTTTGCACGGATACTTAAAGTACAGAGTGCTGTGGGGCTCCAGCTCGACTCGCTTGCCGATATGGTAACCAGCGGCGTTGTACCGGGCCTTATCATGTTCCAGATGCTTGTAGGTATAGCCGATAACCAACAGGAACTGAACCTGAGCCCTGATAATTACTACCTTGGACTTTTCCCTTATGTAGGGTTTATTATAACACTGGCTTCCTGCTACAGGCTTGCCAAATTCAATGTTGATACGCGCCAGACAGATTCCTTTATAGGTTTGCCAACGCCGGCTAATGCACTGTTCATTACCAGCCTTGCCGTGATGACCGCTAAAGGTTCAACGCCGGAATTCATTGTTGACCTTTTAAGCAATCCCTATGTACTGGTAGGCATCAGTATTTTAAGCGCCTTTATGCTCAACGCAGAGATACCTCTGTTCTCACTTAAAGTAAAATATTTCAATTGGGAGACCAATAAGATCCAGATCATTTTCCTTGTGGTTTCGGTACTTATGTTGTTTTTCTTCCAGTACCTGGCCATCCCGCTCATTATCCTGTTTTATGTGCTGCTTTCGGCTATAACCAACAAGCTCACTACAAAAACCGCCTCATAG
- a CDS encoding glycoside hydrolase family 25 protein: MKRVPPKTTVRKAKPKKSAKKITSGKILKYSSLILLVAFLVAAVYQYRHGVLYYLGFKTNKRIESLTKEERRIQDLRIYEILARHKGKVYGIDVSHYQGRILWDSLKQSKAEFPMQFVFIRATAGSDVADTEYSRNWDGAKASGLIRGAYHYYRPDENSVKQAENFIKTVKLSKGDLPPVLDIEKIPAGQSMDSLKSGLKRWLTKVEKHYGVKPVLYSGESFYTDFLKEEFEGYNLWIANYNFFEDEIHKEWLFWQFTDKASVGGIEGPVDVNIYNGTIEDLKGMGK; encoded by the coding sequence ATGAAGCGCGTGCCGCCCAAAACTACGGTGAGAAAGGCGAAACCAAAGAAATCTGCTAAAAAAATAACTTCAGGGAAAATATTAAAGTATTCGTCCCTGATTTTGCTTGTGGCCTTCCTGGTTGCAGCTGTGTACCAATACCGTCATGGTGTATTATATTACCTTGGGTTTAAGACCAACAAGCGAATTGAATCACTGACAAAGGAAGAACGCAGGATACAAGACCTTCGCATCTACGAGATACTCGCGCGTCATAAGGGCAAGGTATATGGTATCGATGTGTCGCATTACCAGGGGCGGATACTATGGGACAGCCTGAAGCAAAGTAAAGCCGAATTCCCTATGCAGTTCGTATTCATCCGTGCCACGGCAGGCAGCGATGTTGCCGATACCGAATACAGCCGCAACTGGGATGGCGCCAAAGCCAGTGGGCTTATCCGTGGAGCCTACCACTATTACCGGCCTGATGAAAACTCCGTAAAGCAGGCCGAAAATTTCATAAAAACAGTAAAACTTTCCAAAGGCGACCTCCCGCCGGTGCTCGATATCGAAAAGATCCCGGCGGGGCAGAGCATGGACAGCCTGAAAAGCGGCCTGAAGCGCTGGCTAACCAAAGTAGAGAAACATTATGGCGTAAAGCCAGTGCTCTATAGCGGTGAAAGCTTTTACACCGATTTTCTTAAAGAGGAGTTTGAGGGCTACAACCTTTGGATCGCCAATTACAATTTTTTTGAGGATGAGATCCATAAAGAATGGCTCTTCTGGCAGTTTACCGACAAGGCAAGCGTGGGTGGCATCGAAGGCCCCGTGGATGTGAATATTTATAATGGTACTATTGAAGATTTGAAGGGAATGGGAAAATAA
- a CDS encoding 2-dehydro-3-deoxyphosphooctonate aldolase: MKSNILYACLLFVIMACSTSKNGQSALTADGKVADDYGYSQTNPIKVGGGTNGPANEHRYLRRLTGPNGESIAYERLGSCCAFETKNSPFGSGMLDRYEIEIDGDPEKKILYINMYDEGKLYAPKGFLLDGK, translated from the coding sequence ATGAAATCAAACATCCTTTATGCCTGTTTACTTTTTGTGATAATGGCATGCTCCACATCAAAAAACGGCCAGTCGGCACTTACTGCCGACGGCAAAGTAGCAGATGATTATGGCTATAGCCAAACCAATCCCATAAAAGTCGGTGGAGGTACAAACGGCCCTGCCAATGAGCACAGATACTTGCGCAGGCTTACTGGCCCTAATGGCGAATCTATTGCTTATGAAAGGCTGGGCAGCTGCTGTGCCTTCGAAACAAAGAACAGCCCTTTTGGAAGTGGAATGCTGGACCGTTATGAAATTGAAATTGATGGCGACCCCGAAAAGAAGATACTTTATATCAACATGTACGACGAAGGCAAGCTTTATGCCCCGAAAGGATTTTTATTGGATGGGAAATAA